From one Culex quinquefasciatus strain JHB chromosome 3, VPISU_Cqui_1.0_pri_paternal, whole genome shotgun sequence genomic stretch:
- the LOC6039266 gene encoding condensin complex subunit 3 → MPPRKRKIKVVATSPEKPRFNFELIETVLNGQKDEKNHPNLIKKLKELYQKMPHDTFMRSFIQSLKAPMCLEEGNPFANNRLKLCATFIADPIYCEQEETHPLIMAIFDFLLSTISQNAIVRFRICQFVNMVLNAMGPEASLDDDICDRILKYHLERMRDVTPSVRVQAVLALQRLQDPEDPEDDVFRIYIFHMESDVSPIVRQAVITSLGRNYRTIPYILERLWDVDERVRRHTYIQMSSYPVKQYKVAQRLTFLEQGLNDHSDKVQRVVKNVLIPQWFESYQKNYVAFVKALKIDADEKEMERFAKTAKLALGEIFAKYGINDATTMLGLREEDKTIPLENLTIETAICWQALLEFLQHTESDELDAYMVDLTAFCNYIKTFADTPTQCNYIRQLADDPSMTTDKLQKMYFQSMMQVLLEIVASYDLGDEVGRENLKKVLAEMLACGDLGEGNVKTIMTIFERLVGDVEERFRFCVDLINGILEPSRADVSNSSRSLVDEYLEKNPDKSLQMKISSLRLNIMDLKEQEMDKVNKKDYGGAQRVSDELTAANDEYAALLKPILMKVSSAGDGSIFGESMLKPKKITNSTINKCLQILYYLVNSSSVKSLTPIVCELNKTFISRYVESSVIDTRDWALKCSITFSMLYDGLSKDTFQLLYQQFFRNHCTRIWETSISGIFELLDRYGFEHFDVESKKDESRKNSRQLFNTRDYLDQDDEGNSSNTGSGVDLMKMMTHFFETCEDSVICMAIVDGFCRMIVRGHYTSPDIMAKLLLKYFNPTTEPKMQQILSIFHESLIKKKRQEILQKALLTTLFTILEAPNENPLHEVKPDHVLRFVINSTKPVFCSPGLNPHNTIAMSFLEVMKDNLTYKDLLKLLSKELLTLEISDDQMLKNDLITCTTQICEEPTLDPKILKNLNDFKQILQGTYREPLTFSSTRAPPLAAEDQEAEQQNSDAEEAPEVAEEEPSTPRESIIPLINKSSLDKDNEPPPKSPAKAPNTAAATPVSPVTPTTFGSGNTSGMRSLRKSMNFAPPTEKSTPKDIFKVPDANATKKLRAQQQKKAAADKAPEPTPTPEPDSPPPAEESAPGESPLEASSFAIPSTQDTSVADSSLDGDRSILHLEIPETQQAPEDREPEQESEVMSSPEVVVKRTPTKRKPAAKSSSEEAVSASSDESSPASSRKRLDGSLEEVGPSPNATISRFDRSVVRPLVKASAKTLVEASKGTTPVALPRTRGVARNETINSKVQTRKSLTEITSKKGSTSLTGIEPLSRSPTRKEPSPTRKKEVASKSAPKKAPEVAKPAQKKTPEASKEKKSPEPSKKKEVEKPATVSTRTTRTSVEPPKSAKTAMERRKIYAANLKSKTDSKSKKSTEEPTTTKKDSTPPVQKRTATRRTLEKSPAVSSPSTRSSRATTTSEKLSPPAKKPSPSGEAATTGSSGGVTMRKGVRGRGKTSSSTTTDSPAAKSSTSGTSLSSSSSGSLSRGNRTPSSRRSLRSSKGSTS, encoded by the exons ATGCCGCCGCGGAAGCGTAAAATCAAGGTGGTGGCCACGTCCCCGGAGAAGCCGCGGTTCAACTTTGAACTGATCGAAACGGTTCTGAATGGGCAGAAGGACGAAAAGAACCAtccaaatttgatcaaaaagcTGAAGGAGTTGTATCAGAAG ATGCCTCACGATACGTTTATGCGGTCGTTTATCCAATCGCTGAAAGCGCCGATGTGTCTGGAAGAGGGCAACCCCTTTGCCAACAATCGACTGAAGCTGTGCGCTACTTTCATCGCCGACCCGATCTACTGCGAGCAGGAGGAAACCCACCCGCTGATCATGGCCATCTTTGACTTTCTGCTGTCCACAATCAGCCAAAACGCGATCGTTCGGTTCCGGATCTGTCAGTTTGTAAACATGGTTCTGAACGCCATGGGACCGGAGGCATCGCTGGACGATGACATCTGTGATCGGATCCTGAAGTATCATCTGGAACGAATGCGGGACGTGACGCCGTCGGTTCGCGTCCAAGCCGTGTTGGCGCTGCAACGGCTGCAAGACCCGGAAGATCCGGAAGACGACGTGTTCCGCATTTACATATTCCACATGGAGTCGGACGTGTCGCCGATTGTCCGGCAAGCGGTCATCACGTCGCTGGGTCGCAACTACCGGACCATTCCGTACATCCTGGAGCGGCTGTGGGACGTCGACGAGCGCGTCCGGCGGCACACGTACATCCAGATGAGCAGCTACCCGGTCAAGCAGTACAAGGTGGCCCAGCGGTTGACCTTTTTGGAGCAGGGCCTAAACGACCACTCGGATAAGGTGCAGCGTGTGGTGAAGAATGTGCTCATTCCGCAGTGGTTCGAGTCGTACCAGAAGAACTATGTGGCGTTCGTGAAGGCGCTCAAGATCGACGCGGACGAGAAGGAGATGGAACGGTTCGCGAAGACAGCCAAGCTGGCGCTGGGGGAGATCTTTGC AAAATACGGCATCAACGACGCCACCACGATGCTCGGGCTGCGCGAGGAGGACAAAACGATCCCGCTGGAGAACCTCACCATCGAGACGGCCATCTGCTGGCAGGCGCTGCTCGAGTTCCTCCAGCACACCGAGTCGGACGAGCTGGACGCGTACATGGTGGACCTGACGGCGTTCTGCAACTACATCAAGAC CTTCGCGGACACGCCGACGCAGTGCAACTACATCCGGCAGCTGGCGGACGATCCGTCGATGACGACGGACAAGCTGCAGAAGATGTACTTCCAGTCGATGATGCAGGTGCTGCTGGAGATTGTGGCGTCGTACGACCTGGGTGACGAGGTTGGGCGGGAAAATTTGAAGAAGGTGCTGGCGGAGATGCTCGCTTGTGGTGATCTTGGCGAGGGAAATGTGAAGACCATTATGACCATCTTTGAGCGGTTGGTGGGTGATGTGGAGGAGCGGTTCCGATTTTGTGTGGATTTGATTAATGGGATTTTGGAACCCTCGCGGGCGGACGTTTCCAACTCGTCGCGATCGCTGGTGGATGAGTATTTGGAGAAGAACCCGGACAAGAGTCTGCAGATGAAGATTTCATCGCTTCGGTTGAACATAATGGACTTGAAGGAGCAGGAGATGGACAAGGTCAACAAGAAGGATTATGGTGGGGCGCAGCGAGTGTCGGACGAGTTGACCGCGGCGAATGATGAGTACGCTGCACTGTTGAAGCCGATCTTGATGAAGGTTTCTTCGGCCGGCGACGGTTCGATCTTCGGAGAGTCGATGCTCAAACCCAAGAAGATTACCAATTCAACGATCAACAAGTGTCTGCAGATTTTGTACTATTTGGTGAACAGCAGCTCGGTCAAGTCGTTGACGCCGATCGTGTGCGAGCTGAACAAGACGTTCATCAGTCGCTACGTTGAATCATCGGTTATTGATACGCGGGATTGGGCACTCAAGTGCTCGATCACGTTCAGCATGCTGTACGATGGTCTGTCCAAGGATACGTTCCAGCTGTTGTACCAGCAGTTCTTCCGTAATCACTGTACAAGAATTTGGGAGACGTCGATTTCGGGTATTTTCGAGCTGCTCGATCGTTACGGATTTGAGCACTTTGACGTGGAATCCAAAAAGGACGAATCGCGCAAGAACTCCCGACAGTTGTTCAACACGCGCGACTATCTGGACCAGGACGATGAAGGGAATAGCTCAAACACCGGCTCGGGAGTTGATCTGATGAAGATGATGACTCACTTCTTCGAGACGTGCGAAGACAGCGTCATCTGCATGGCGATCGTGGACGGCTTCTGCCGAATGATCGTTCGCGGTCACTACACTTCGCCGGACATCATGGCCAAGCTACTGCTGAAGTACTTCAATCCGACGACGGAACCGAaaatgcagcaaattttgagtaTCTTCCACGAGTCGTTGATCAAGAAGAAACGTCAGGAGATTCTGCAAAAGGCACTGTTGACGACCCTGTTCACCATCCTGGAAGCGCCCAACGAGAACCCGCTGCACGAGGTCAAACCGGATCACGTGCTGCGATTCGTGATCAACTCCACCAAACCGGTGTTTTGCAGTCCAGGATTGAACCCGCACAACACGATCGCCATGTCTTTCCTCGAAGTCATGAAGGACAACCTTACATACAAAGATCTGCTCAAACTGCTCAGCAAAGAACTGCTAACGCTGGAGATCTCCGACGATCAAATGCTCAAAAACGATCTCATCACTTGCACCACCCAGATCTGCGAAGAACCAACGCTCGACCCCAAGATCCTCAAAAACCTCAACGACTTCAAGCAGATCCTACAGGGAACCTACCGCGAACCTCTAACCTTCTCCTCAACCCGAGCACCTCCGCTCGCTGCCGAGGACCAGGAAGCTGAACAGCAAAACTCCGACGCCGAAGAGGCCCCGGAAGTTGCCGAAGAAGAACCCAGCACTCCCCGCGAATCCATCATCCCGCTGATCAACAAATCATCCCTGGACAAAGACAACGAACCCCCACCAAAATCTCCAGCAAAGGCACCAAACACCGCCGCTGCCACCCCAGTCTCCCCGGTGACCCCAACCACCTTCGGCTCGGGCAACACTTCCGGCATGAGGTCCCTTCGCAAATCGATGAACTTCGCACCGCCTACCGAAAAGTCCACCCCAAAAGATATCTTCAAAGTGCCGGACGCCAACGCCACCAAAAAACTGCGCGCGCAGCAGCAAAAGAAAGCTGCCGCTGATAAAGCGCCAGAACCTACGCCAACCCCCGAACCGGATTCACCACCACCAGCGGAAGAATCCGCCCCCGGCGAATCCCCGCTGGAAGCGTCGTCCTTTGCCATTCCGTCCACGCAGGACACCAGCGTGGCCGACTCCTCGCTCGACGGCGATCGCTCGATACTGCACCTGGAAATTCCGGAAACGCAGCAGGCTCCCGAAGATCGCGAGCCCGAGCAGGAATCGGAAGTGATGTCGTCACCGGAGGTGGTGGTCAAGCGCACTCCCACCAAGCGGAAACCGGCGGCCAAGAGCAGCAGCGAAGAAGCCGTGTCGGCTTCGTCGGACGAATCATCGCCGGCGAGCAGCCGGAAACGGCTAGATGGCAGTTTGGAGGAGGTCGGACCATCGCCGAATGCAACG ATTTCCCGCTTTGACCGGTCCGTGGTGCGCCCGCTGGTAAAAGCTTCCGCCAAAACCCTGGTGGAGGCCTCCAAGGGAACTACGCCGGTGGCGTTGCCGCGAACCCGCGGCGTAGCCCGTAACGAGACAATCAACTCGAAGGTTCAAACGCGCAAATCACTCACGGAAATTACCAGCAAAAAGGGATCCACCAGCCTGACCGGAATTGAACCGTTGTCACGAAGTCCTACGCGGAAGGAACCTAGCCCGACCCGGAAGAAGGAGGTCGCCAGCAAATCCGCACCGAAAAAGGCGCCTGAAGTGGCCAAACCGGCGCAGAAAAAGACTCCTGAAGCGTCCAAGGAAAAGAAAAGCCCAGAACCCAGCAAAAAGAAAGAAGTGGAAAAACCGGCCACCGTTTCAACTCGAACTACGCGAACTTCCGTAGAACCGCCAAAAAGCGCCAAAACGGCCATGGAACGTCGCAAGATTTACGCCGCCAACCTAAAGTCCAAAACggattcaaaaagcaaaaaatccacAGAagaaccaacaacaacaaagaaGGACTCAACTCCGCCCGTCCAGAAGCGGACCGCCACTCGGCGAACCCTGGAAAAGTCCCCCGCCGTGTCGTCCCCGAGCACGCGATCGTCGCGAGCCACGACCACGTCGGAAAAGCTCTCCCCACCGGCCAAGAAACCGTCACCCTCGGGGGAAGCCGCCACAACCGGATCGAGTGGAGGAGTCACGATGCGCAAGGGCGTTCGGGGTCGAGGCAAAACGTCGAGCAGCACCACAACAGATTCGCCGGCGGCCAAATCGAGCACTTCGGGAACGAGTTTGTCGAGCAGTTCAAGCGGATCGCTGTCCCGCGGCAACCGAACGCCGAGCTCGCGGCGGTCGTTGCGGTCCTCCAAGGGGTCGACGTCGTGA